The following DNA comes from Arcobacter cloacae.
CTATAAGTTGAGCTTCCAACTCATGAACTCTTCCATCAGCTTTTGCCACTTTTGCAACAAGGGCAATAAAAAGTCCTAGTTCACTTTTTTTAAATAAATCCTTTGAACTTGTTAACTTATTTAATTTTCTTTTTGCATAAAACTTATATATTTTAAATGCTACATATAAAGAAGCAATTATTGAAATAGTTATAAAAAAGTTTGCGACAAATGCGTAATAGAATATAACTAAAAATATTGCTATGTAAATCCATTTTTTTAAATTCATAATTTAATCCATTTTTGTTAGTTTAGTTTTTATATAAATCAGATTATATCTTCTTAACCTTAAGTGGTTTTAGATAAAATCTAATATAAAACTATTATAATAGTAATAATTTAATTATTTTATTTTAATATTAAAATTAATAAAAACATTATAAAAGGAATATAATTTATGGAAATAACATCTAATATATCAACATACACTAACAATCAATCAAAAGAAGAACAATCTACTTCAAAAACAAAAAACACAATATTTGCATTTTTCCCATCATTGATACCAGATATGTTTTCTATCGAAGAATTAGATAAATTTAAATATACATCTGAATCTACATTTGATGATTATTTAGATGATGGTGCATATCTTTTAAAAACAAAAAAATATGGAACAGAAGATTATGAAACAATTTATCTAAATAAAATTAAAGTAAATGAACATTTAAAAGAGATTGAAAATAAGGTACTTGATGATGATAGTTTAGTGGATAATGTTACATACTGTTCAAAGTCTGAAGTATATTCCTTAAAACATAATGATTCAATAGGTTCAAAGAGTTATCAAATATGGACAAAAGAGCCAATAACAGAGAAATATTTAAAAGAAAGATATGACAAAATACAATCTTTTTTTCATAATAATTATAAAAAATTTCTACTTGAAGTTGAAAAATATAATAACGAAATGAGAAAATACAATGAATCAAATCCAAATGAAATGCAAAAATCATATAAAGGCAGTTTCAATAGGGTTATATTAGATGGTGAAACAATTAATATAGATGAAGAAGAATATAATCGACATTATTCAATATATTTAACCACTAGAAATGGGGATTCTGTAACTGAAGATATAGAATCTAATTTTTATTATCAAGAGTTTATGAATATAGATAATAGATATGAAAATGCACCAGAATTTGAGTCTATGGTAAATAAATTATCAAATGAAAGTAATGATATATTTGATGTTTGGAGAAAAGTATCTTTATTTGTTAATTTAGGACTAATACCTGAGGGTAATCAAACACTTTTTTCTAACTTACAAGATAGTGAAAACGCAAGTTATGCAATGCAAAATATAAAAAATAAAAACTTAGAACAATCATTAATAAATACATTTAGTTTAATATTCGATTTTAGACTTCTTTCAATAAAAGATATTTTTGGTACATCTTTAGAGGAAAATAAGTTTCAAAATGAACTAAATAATTATGCAAAAGAACATCCTACAACAAATAAAAAGTTTATTTTTAATGGCGATATAAGTATCGATAAAAATTCAAGTGAAGAGTATAAAAATTTTATAACAAATATTTTGATTGATTTTTTTGAAAATAAAAAATCTACATATAAAGATAAAACAATATCTGCCTCAGAAGCTGAAAGAGAACACTATATAAATCAAGTGACAGAATGTTTTCAACTTTTAATAGATAATTTAAAACAAACAATAAACAAGCAAGAAGAAGAAAATAATAACTTATTATATCAATATACTAAAAATATAAAAGTAAATCCTCTTAATACTATTTGATAATTGGAAAATTGGATTATTAATTTTTCCCTTTTTCAGATGGATAGTAAAAAGTGCTAAAAAACTAATATAATGTATCTTCATCTATTTTTTTACCAGTATTGACTAAAATACAAAAAAATTAATTAAAGTGAGATTATGGCAACAATTAGACAAATAATATTTTCAGTAAAAAAAAATTGTTCAGATATGAAAAGATTATGAAATAGTTTTTTAATTAATTATAGGATAGAAAATGAATATTATTGAATTTATAGCGCTGTTTGGAATCATGATTGTACTTGCAGCAATGCCAAGTGCAAGTGTGTTTCTTGTTGTTACTCGTTCAGCTACATTAGGTATTATCAACGGTCTTGCTGTATCTGCTGGTATTGTTTTAGGTGATTTGATTCTTGTTATTTTTGCTTTATTAGGTTTATCTATAGTTGCTGATACAATGGGCAGTTTATTTATAGTTATCAAAATTTTAGGAGGATTATATTTCTTATGGTTTGGATTTTCATTGTTAAGAGTGAAAAACTTAACAAAAATCAAATACAATAATACAAAAAATAAAAATAATTTATTTGCTAGTTTTATTTCAGGATTTTTTCTAACACTTGGAGATATTAAAGCCATTCTTTTTTATGCGAGTTTATTTCCTTTATTTATTGATTTATCCGTAATTCAAGTATCAGAAATAGTTGTAATTTTATTGGCAACAATATTCAGTGTTGGTGGAGTTAAAATAATCTACGCTATATATGCAAATAAATTGATAAGTTATATAAAAGATTCAAATATAAAAACCATGTTAAGAAAAATTGTTGGTAGTTTTATGATGGGTATTGGTGGTTACTTAATTGTTAAGGTCTAATAAAAATAAAAAAACCGATACAATATTCTAAATAGTTAGTTTTTTTGATAAAAAAATTAGAATGATTTAAAATATGTATCAAATTCATAATATAAAAAATAAATACAATCAAGGAAAATAATAAATGAAAATTCACAGAATAAATCCAAGTAAAAGATGGTCTGATATTACAGTTTTTAATGGAATTGCAACTTTTACAGAAGTTGCAGATACAGATACAAGTGCAGATATAAAAGGACAAGTTTTACAAATATTTGAACAAGCAGAAGCTAGTTTAGCTTTGATTGATAGTGATAAATCACGAATTTTAGCAGTTACTATTTATATTACAGATTTTGCAAATTTTGATGCTTTAAATGAGATTTGGGATGAGTGGTTTCCACAAAATTGTGCACCAAGTCGTGCTTGTGTTAAGGCTGAATTAGTTGATTCAAATTTATTGGTTGAAATGACATTTACAGCTGCAGCTGGTGAGAAATATTTATCATAAATTATAAAAAGAGATTTTATGTTTAAAACAAACGATTATTGGGAAGAAGAGTTTTTTGAATACAATGATAAAAATTTGGAATCTATTTATTTTGATGATTGCACTTTTATAAAATGTGACTTCTCAAAAAGCCTTATGCAAAATTGTAAGTTTACAGAGTGTAAATTTGTAAATTGTGATTTATCTTTATCTTCTTTAAAATCTTGTACTTTTAATGATATAGTATTTGAAAATTGTAAACTTATTGGAATTTCATGGAGTTCATCTCAAGAGCCTTTTGAAGTTAAATTTGACTCTTGCAATATTTCTTCAAACTCTTTTCATGTTATGGATTTACGACAAATGAAATTTATAAATTCACTTGTAAAAGATTGCGGTTTTGAGGAGTGTAATATGGAAAAAACACTTTTTGATAATTGTGATTTACAACAAACAGTTTTTATAAAAAACAATCTAAAAAAAGCTGATTTTAGAACATCAAAAAATTATTTGATTGACCCAAAACAAAATGATTTAACAAAAGCTTTGTTTTCACTACCTGAAGCTTTGAGTTTTCTTTCTTTACTTCCTATAGAGATAAAATAATAAATATGCTTTAACCACTTTCTAAATAGATATTAGATACCATCTTTAGCATTTTTTATTATGATAATTAGGATATTTATGAAATTTATTACTTTATTACTTCTTGTATTTATAAATCTTTTT
Coding sequences within:
- a CDS encoding pentapeptide repeat-containing protein, with amino-acid sequence MFKTNDYWEEEFFEYNDKNLESIYFDDCTFIKCDFSKSLMQNCKFTECKFVNCDLSLSSLKSCTFNDIVFENCKLIGISWSSSQEPFEVKFDSCNISSNSFHVMDLRQMKFINSLVKDCGFEECNMEKTLFDNCDLQQTVFIKNNLKKADFRTSKNYLIDPKQNDLTKALFSLPEALSFLSLLPIEIK
- a CDS encoding RidA family protein, giving the protein MKIHRINPSKRWSDITVFNGIATFTEVADTDTSADIKGQVLQIFEQAEASLALIDSDKSRILAVTIYITDFANFDALNEIWDEWFPQNCAPSRACVKAELVDSNLLVEMTFTAAAGEKYLS
- a CDS encoding LysE family translocator gives rise to the protein MNIIEFIALFGIMIVLAAMPSASVFLVVTRSATLGIINGLAVSAGIVLGDLILVIFALLGLSIVADTMGSLFIVIKILGGLYFLWFGFSLLRVKNLTKIKYNNTKNKNNLFASFISGFFLTLGDIKAILFYASLFPLFIDLSVIQVSEIVVILLATIFSVGGVKIIYAIYANKLISYIKDSNIKTMLRKIVGSFMMGIGGYLIVKV